In the Hordeum vulgare subsp. vulgare chromosome 7H, MorexV3_pseudomolecules_assembly, whole genome shotgun sequence genome, one interval contains:
- the LOC123411022 gene encoding probable O-methyltransferase 2 — MAAQADTIEVPTDAELLQAQADLWRHSLYYLSSMGLRCAVQLQIPTTIHRLGGVALLADLMAALSLPSVKMPFLHRLMRVLVTSGVFAADKDSESGGELYRLTPLSRILVDGVTDEHHSQKYFVLAVTAPHCAEAALGLADWFKKDLEPPVPSPFEDMHGAPVFDERTPLMDEEFDAVANEGLAAHDNLGIATILRECGDIFKGLESLTDCCGGDGTTARALVKAYPHIKCTVLDLPKVIDKAPKDGVVNYVAGDLFHTVPSSQAVMLKLVLHFWSDEDCVKILTQCKKAIPPHDEGGKIIIIDIVIGPSLGPIMFEAQLLMDMLMMVTTRGVQRSENDWRKLFMEAGFKDYKIVKKLGARCVIEVYP; from the exons ATGGCGGCTCAGGCTGACACCATTGAGGTGCCCACGGACGCTGAGCTGCTGCAGGCACAGGCTGACCTGTGGCGCCACAGCCTCTACTACCTGTCCTCCATGGGGCTCCGCTGCGCCGTCCAGCTTCAGATCCCCACCACCATCCACCGCCTCGGCGGCGTGGCCTTGCTCGCCGACCTGATGGCCGCGTTGTCCCTTCCATCGGTGAAGATGCCGTTCCTCCACCGGCTCATGCGCGTGCTCGTCACGTCGGGCGTCTTCGCAGCGGACAAAGACTCCGAGTCCGGCGGGGAGCTCTACCGCCTCACCCCGCTGTCCCGCATCCTGGTGGACGGTGTCACGGATGAGCACCACAGCCAAAAGTATTTCGTGCTCGCCGTGACCGCGCCGCATTGCGCAGAGGCTGCGCTGGGGCTGGCGGACTGGTTCAAGAAGGATCTTGAGCCACCAGTGCCGTCTCCCTTCGAGGACATGCATGGCGCACCTGTCTTTGATGAGAGAACACCCCTCATGGACGAAGAGTTTGACGCCGTTGCCAATGAAGGGTTGGCTGCCCATGACAACTTGGGGATCGCCACCATATTGCGGGAGTGCGGCGACATCTTCAAGGGGCTCGAGTCCCTGACTGACTGCTGCGGTGGCGATGGTACGACGGCGAGGGCCCTCGTCAAGGCTTATCCGCACATCAAGTGCACCGTGTTGGACCTTCCGAAGGTGATCGACAAAGCCCCAAAGGATGGTGTCGTTAACTATGTAGCGGGTGACCTGTTCCACACCGTCCCATCTTCTCAAGCCGTCATGCTTAAG CTTGTGCTACACTTTTGGAGCGATGAGGATTGCGTGAAAATCTTAACCCAGTGCAAGAAGGCCATTCCTCCGCACGACGAGGGAGGAAAGATAATTATCATAGACATTGTGATTGGACCATCCTTAGGGCCAATAATGTTTGAAGCCCAACTCCTGATGGATATGCTCATGATGGTGACAACAAGAGGGGTCCAACGGAGTGAAAATGACTGGCGCAAGCTATTCATGGAAGCAGGGTTCAAAGACTATAAAATTGTGAAGAAACTGGGAGCTCGATGCGTTATCGAGGTCTACCCATAA